The Streptomyces sp. NBC_01268 genome window below encodes:
- a CDS encoding DUF4291 domain-containing protein, giving the protein MSVSLPVPPKHAIRALHTDTTVTVYQAYSPSLGLPAARDGRFPDAWKRERMTWIKPSFLWMMYRCGWGLKDSQETVLAVEITREGFEWALRHACLSHYVHGFHPDHDTWRRELRTSPARVQWDPERDLRLAPLPYRSLQLGLAGEASRRYADEWTVGIRDVTPLAHEIHALVRDGHLEEAGRLLPEERAYPAGDGLLARIVA; this is encoded by the coding sequence ATGTCCGTATCCCTCCCCGTCCCGCCGAAGCACGCGATCCGCGCGCTCCACACCGACACCACGGTGACCGTCTACCAGGCCTACAGCCCGTCCCTGGGCCTGCCGGCCGCCCGCGACGGGCGCTTCCCCGACGCCTGGAAGCGCGAACGGATGACCTGGATCAAGCCCTCGTTCCTGTGGATGATGTACCGCTGCGGCTGGGGCCTGAAGGACAGCCAGGAGACCGTCCTCGCCGTCGAGATCACCCGCGAGGGCTTCGAATGGGCCCTGCGCCACGCGTGCCTCTCGCACTACGTGCACGGCTTCCACCCCGACCACGACACCTGGCGGCGCGAGCTGAGGACATCCCCGGCCCGCGTCCAGTGGGACCCCGAACGCGACCTGCGCCTGGCTCCCCTCCCGTACCGCTCCCTCCAGCTCGGCCTCGCCGGGGAGGCCTCCCGCCGGTACGCGGACGAGTGGACGGTCGGCATCCGCGACGTCACCCCGCTCGCCCACGAGATCCACGCGCTGGTCCGCGACGGACACCTGGAGGAGGCCGGACGCCTGCTGCCGGAGGAACGGGCGTACCCGGCGGGGGACGGGCTGCTCGCGCGGATCGTCGCGTAG